The following proteins are encoded in a genomic region of Arachis stenosperma cultivar V10309 chromosome 4, arast.V10309.gnm1.PFL2, whole genome shotgun sequence:
- the LOC130973093 gene encoding protein SPIRAL1-like 1, with protein MGRGVSAGGGQSSLDYLFVTDEAANNNAPAADNVPAADIAPAASSEGQPADGSSPTENTTVTSPDDKQVPPGDVPGYLKNNYHRAEGQNCGNFVTDRPSTKVHAAPGGGSSLNYLFGGPPPENK; from the exons ATGGGTCGCGGTGTGAGTGCCGGTGGTGGTCAGAGTTCTTTGGACTATCTCTTTGTGACTGATGAGGCTGCCAATAACAATGCCCCGGCTGCAGACAATGTCCCAGCTGCAGACATTGCTCCAGCTGCAAGCAGTGAAGGTCAGCCTGCAGATGGTAGCAGCCCTACAGAAAATACTACTGTTACATCACCAGATGATAAGCAAGTTCCACCTGGAGATGTTCCTGGTTATCTTAAAAACAATTACCATCGTGCTGAGGGACAAAACTGTGGTAACTTCGTCACG GATCGACCATCTACAAAGGTTCATGCCGCTCCAGGTGGAGGGTCTTCCTTGAATTACCTCTTTGGTGGTCCTCCTCCTGAGAACAAGTAA